In the Novosphingobium sp. 9 genome, one interval contains:
- a CDS encoding hemolysin family protein, whose protein sequence is MTPFPWTDLLIIVGLILLNGLFSMSELAIVSARAARLKISADKGSGAAQTALTLAADPGKFLSTVQIGITLIGIVAGAYSGASLGQPVAERLAALGVPARYSGEAGFTLVIIVTTYASLVIGELVPKQLALRAAEPIALIAARPMVIMSRVMAPFVWLLDRSSGALLKLLGARRGGEERITAEELQMIFAEATRSGAIAEDERAMMAGVLRLADRPVRELMTPRNQLYAIEADATEQDLRARIEASPHSLLPVIERDAPDNVLGILKVREVLAAIVAGQAVDISAMMKKAEVIPDQLDATDALRTLQQAEVPMAMVHDEYGHLEGVVTPNDVLEAIAGTFVSHQDEGDSPMVVEREDGSLLISGAMAADAMADRLGLSLPEDREYATAAGFVLGVLRQVPSEGDHFTEQDWRFEVVDMDGLRIDKLLVESMASQAAEPIVAGD, encoded by the coding sequence GTGACACCCTTTCCCTGGACCGACCTGCTCATCATCGTTGGGCTCATCCTGCTCAACGGTCTGTTTTCCATGTCCGAACTGGCCATCGTCTCGGCACGTGCCGCGCGATTGAAGATATCGGCAGACAAGGGCAGCGGTGCGGCGCAGACCGCGCTCACGCTGGCGGCGGATCCGGGAAAGTTCCTCTCCACCGTGCAGATCGGGATCACCCTGATCGGTATCGTGGCAGGCGCCTATTCCGGGGCGAGCCTGGGCCAGCCCGTGGCGGAGCGGCTTGCGGCACTTGGCGTGCCGGCCCGCTATTCCGGTGAAGCGGGTTTCACTCTGGTCATCATCGTGACCACATACGCCAGCCTGGTGATCGGTGAACTGGTTCCCAAGCAGCTGGCCCTGCGCGCGGCAGAACCGATCGCGCTGATCGCGGCACGGCCGATGGTCATCATGTCGCGCGTAATGGCGCCCTTCGTATGGTTGCTCGATCGCTCCTCCGGCGCCCTCCTCAAGCTGCTCGGCGCACGCCGGGGCGGCGAGGAACGGATTACCGCAGAAGAACTCCAGATGATCTTTGCCGAAGCCACCCGCTCGGGCGCCATCGCCGAAGACGAACGCGCAATGATGGCGGGCGTCCTGCGCCTTGCCGACCGGCCTGTGCGCGAGTTGATGACGCCGCGTAACCAGCTCTATGCCATCGAGGCCGATGCGACCGAGCAAGACCTGCGTGCCCGCATCGAGGCATCGCCCCACTCGCTTCTGCCGGTGATCGAGCGTGATGCTCCCGACAACGTTCTGGGCATCCTCAAGGTTCGTGAAGTGCTGGCCGCCATTGTCGCCGGGCAGGCGGTCGATATTTCCGCGATGATGAAGAAGGCCGAGGTCATTCCTGACCAGCTCGATGCCACCGACGCCCTGCGCACCTTGCAGCAGGCGGAAGTCCCGATGGCGATGGTCCATGACGAATATGGGCATCTAGAAGGCGTGGTGACGCCCAACGACGTGCTCGAAGCCATCGCCGGTACGTTCGTCAGCCATCAGGATGAAGGCGATTCACCGATGGTCGTGGAGCGCGAGGATGGCTCGCTGCTCATCTCCGGCGCGATGGCAGCAGATGCGATGGCTGACCGTCTGGGTCTTTCGCTTCCGGAAGATCGTGAATATGCCACGGCTGCCGGCTTTGTCCTGGGTGTTCTCAGGCAGGTGCCCAGCGAGGGCGATCATTTCACCGAACAGGATTGGCGCTTTGAGGTCGTCGATATGGACGGGCTCAGGATCGACAAGTTGCTGGTGGAGAGCATGGCCTCTCAGGCTGCCGAACCCATTGTCGCAGGCGACTGA
- a CDS encoding OmpA family protein encodes MKTSRILTSVAAVCALVTVSACVTDPNTGERKVSRTAIGGAGGAGLGYLLGSVIGGKTARIMGAGIGGVAGAAIGYQKDKQIRELKEQTAGSGVNVSDTGDGILLNLPDVTFAVDSTAISPSFQATLDKVAASMNQYPNSLIDVYGHTDSTGSDQYNMDLSQRRADSVASYLAMRGVNRNRIRTEGLGERYPVADNNTPEGRAANRRVEVKITPVSQDDTRGAH; translated from the coding sequence ATGAAGACGTCTCGCATTCTCACATCGGTGGCGGCCGTATGTGCGCTGGTGACGGTATCCGCGTGTGTGACCGATCCGAACACCGGCGAGCGCAAGGTCTCGCGAACGGCCATCGGCGGCGCTGGTGGAGCGGGCCTCGGCTATCTGCTGGGCAGCGTGATCGGCGGCAAGACCGCGCGCATCATGGGCGCAGGGATTGGCGGCGTGGCCGGGGCTGCGATCGGCTACCAGAAGGACAAGCAAATCCGCGAACTCAAGGAACAGACTGCGGGGTCCGGCGTCAATGTCAGCGATACGGGGGATGGTATTCTCCTGAATCTGCCGGATGTGACATTCGCGGTCGATTCGACGGCGATCAGCCCCTCGTTCCAGGCGACACTCGATAAAGTTGCCGCCAGCATGAATCAGTATCCGAACAGTCTGATCGACGTCTACGGACACACGGATTCGACCGGTTCGGATCAGTACAACATGGATCTGTCGCAGCGACGTGCGGATTCGGTTGCCAGCTATCTGGCGATGCGCGGTGTGAACCGGAACCGCATCCGTACCGAAGGTCTGGGCGAGCGCTATCCCGTGGCCGATAACAACACGCCTGAAGGCCGGGCGGCCAATCGCCGCGTGGAAGTGAAG
- a CDS encoding glycoside hydrolase family 97 protein, which translates to MKPFGLMAAASLALATFVPTVPALAQVGTPSAVPAKSVTATSPDGSLVLTVAIDNDSRPVWSLSRKGKLLIAPSKLGFILTDGLNLVRGFTILGSQTASADSTWEQPWGERRFVRDHHNEVLVRLQQSPQQGGRLMNIRFRLFDDGIGFRYEMPQQSGLKTMHIADETTEFSIAPKGTAWWIPGGEWNRYEQVYQKTPIDAVSTAHTPITMRLDDGTHLAFHEAALVDYSGYWFKRADGQLFRTTLSPGSGGARVVRDLPFDTPWRTIRIADSAAGLVENDLELNLNEPNKLGDVSWVHPVRYIGIWWGMIRGDWTWAEGPRHGATTARTKQYMDFAAAHGFRGVLVEGWNRGWNGDWFGHGDEFSFTQATPDFDLDAVTKYGAKKGVHLIGHHETGGNIANYERHLEEAMALYQQHGVEVVKTGYVADGGGIIADSDRAGDPAGPLRMEWHDGQRQVEHHLAVVEAAARHHIAIDAHEPVKDTGLRRTYPNWVSREGARGMEYNAWGAFANGPDHEPTLVYTRMLSGPMDFTPGVLSLEGADHAPLASTLAKQLGLYLAIYSPIEMAADFIENLKAHPREMAFIEHVPTDWAESHLIAGEVGDYAIFARKDRNSEEWFVGGVNDASARDLTLTFDFLPAGKRYRMSVWKDGAGATYLTDARHRIAYDTVTIAKGDTYPLWLAPGGGAAMRLVPVD; encoded by the coding sequence ATGAAGCCGTTTGGTCTGATGGCCGCCGCCAGCCTTGCGCTGGCGACATTCGTGCCGACGGTGCCTGCTCTGGCGCAAGTCGGTACGCCCAGTGCTGTTCCGGCCAAGAGCGTGACGGCGACCTCGCCCGATGGTTCGCTGGTGCTTACCGTCGCGATCGACAACGACAGTCGCCCGGTCTGGTCGCTGTCGCGCAAGGGCAAGCTGCTGATCGCGCCCTCGAAGCTGGGCTTCATCCTGACCGACGGGCTCAATCTCGTTCGCGGCTTCACGATTCTGGGCAGCCAGACCGCCAGCGCCGACAGCACCTGGGAACAGCCCTGGGGCGAGCGTCGCTTCGTGCGTGATCATCACAACGAAGTGCTGGTGCGCCTGCAACAGTCGCCGCAGCAGGGCGGACGGCTGATGAATATTCGCTTCCGCCTGTTCGATGACGGTATCGGCTTTCGCTACGAGATGCCGCAGCAATCCGGCCTGAAGACCATGCATATCGCCGATGAGACGACCGAGTTCTCGATCGCGCCCAAGGGCACGGCGTGGTGGATTCCGGGGGGCGAGTGGAACCGCTACGAGCAGGTCTATCAGAAGACCCCGATCGATGCCGTCTCCACCGCACACACCCCGATCACCATGCGGCTCGATGACGGCACGCATCTGGCTTTCCACGAGGCGGCGCTGGTCGACTATTCGGGATACTGGTTCAAGCGCGCCGATGGTCAGCTGTTCCGCACCACGCTTTCGCCGGGTTCGGGCGGCGCACGGGTGGTGCGCGACCTGCCGTTCGATACGCCATGGCGCACGATCCGCATCGCTGACAGTGCCGCCGGGCTGGTCGAGAACGATCTCGAACTCAACCTCAACGAGCCCAACAAGCTGGGCGATGTCAGCTGGGTTCACCCGGTGCGCTATATCGGTATCTGGTGGGGCATGATCCGCGGCGACTGGACCTGGGCCGAAGGCCCGCGTCACGGTGCCACGACGGCGCGCACCAAGCAGTACATGGACTTCGCCGCTGCCCACGGTTTTCGTGGGGTGCTGGTCGAGGGCTGGAACAGGGGCTGGAATGGCGACTGGTTCGGCCATGGCGACGAGTTCAGCTTCACCCAGGCCACACCCGATTTCGATCTCGATGCCGTGACGAAGTACGGCGCGAAGAAGGGCGTCCATCTGATCGGTCATCACGAGACCGGCGGGAATATCGCCAACTACGAACGTCACCTTGAAGAGGCCATGGCGCTTTACCAGCAGCACGGCGTCGAAGTGGTGAAGACCGGCTATGTCGCCGATGGCGGCGGCATCATCGCCGACAGCGACAGGGCCGGCGATCCGGCGGGACCGCTGCGGATGGAATGGCATGACGGCCAGCGTCAGGTGGAACATCACCTCGCCGTGGTGGAGGCCGCAGCCCGGCACCACATCGCGATCGATGCGCACGAGCCGGTGAAGGACACCGGCCTTCGCCGCACGTATCCCAACTGGGTCTCGCGCGAAGGGGCGCGGGGTATGGAATACAACGCCTGGGGCGCCTTTGCGAACGGGCCGGATCATGAGCCGACGCTGGTCTATACCCGGATGCTGTCCGGCCCGATGGACTTCACGCCCGGCGTGCTGAGCCTGGAAGGCGCCGATCATGCGCCGCTCGCGTCCACGCTGGCCAAGCAGCTCGGGCTCTACCTTGCGATCTACTCGCCGATCGAGATGGCGGCCGACTTCATCGAGAACCTCAAGGCGCACCCGCGCGAAATGGCCTTTATCGAGCATGTGCCGACCGACTGGGCGGAGAGCCATCTGATTGCCGGCGAGGTGGGCGACTATGCGATCTTCGCGCGCAAGGACCGCAATAGCGAGGAATGGTTCGTCGGCGGCGTCAACGATGCATCCGCGCGCGATCTGACCTTGACGTTCGACTTCCTGCCGGCAGGCAAGCGTTACCGCATGTCGGTGTGGAAGGATGGCGCGGGCGCGACCTACCTCACCGATGCACGTCACCGCATCGCCTATGACACCGTGACGATCGCGAAAGGCGATACCTATCCGCTCTGGCTGGCGCCGGGTGGCGGTGCGGCGATGCGGCTCGTGCCGGTGGATTGA
- the acpA gene encoding acid phosphatase translates to MSQNDSEDRKPLSTDRRVFLGGLAALGAASVASGSTSAEARVASPKGSSRPVTDAQLAAAIDTVVVIYAENRSFNNLFADFPGLAEPLANVPAERTAQRDRDGSLLPHLPKIWEGLVPDKQVVQHTEYQIGPDDLPTLPNAPFALKTPAGDPLPHGVVTRDLIHSFYNNQHQINGGKNDGFVAWGDSGALVMGHYGDMRSQLRLWQIAREFTLCDNFFMGGFGGSFFNHQYLISATAPFYPDADKSPAVKSIAKLEDADPTSIRLKLAPTSPASALDGPVKFVPSTLTPDFYAVNTMLPPYAPTYQLDAENPAYADATSSHTLVAQKHKTIGDMLSAKGIGWAWYAGGWQAALDGHANDEEFPSRPNFQPHHQPFNYFQRFAPGTKDRAEHLRDGGMGDTPRTNHFLADAEAGRLPAVSYYKPQGNLNMHAGYSDIDAGDRHISAVIDALRQSPQWDRMLIVVTFDENGGWWDHVAPPKGDRWGPGTRIPALVISPHARKGYVDHTVYDTGSIARFITRRFGLEKLEGLARREKAMIAAGGAAPGDLTGALDIA, encoded by the coding sequence ATGAGCCAGAACGATTCCGAAGACCGCAAGCCCCTCAGCACCGACCGGCGTGTGTTCCTTGGAGGATTGGCGGCTCTGGGCGCGGCCAGCGTTGCCAGTGGCAGTACATCTGCCGAAGCACGCGTCGCCAGCCCCAAGGGCTCCTCACGGCCAGTCACGGACGCCCAGCTCGCTGCGGCGATCGATACGGTTGTCGTGATCTATGCCGAGAACCGCAGCTTCAACAATCTGTTCGCCGACTTTCCGGGGCTTGCCGAACCGCTGGCCAATGTTCCGGCCGAGCGCACCGCCCAGCGCGATCGCGATGGTTCGTTGCTGCCGCATCTGCCCAAGATCTGGGAAGGCCTCGTTCCGGACAAGCAGGTCGTGCAGCACACCGAGTATCAGATCGGGCCGGACGATCTGCCGACGTTGCCCAATGCCCCGTTCGCTCTGAAGACCCCTGCGGGCGATCCGCTGCCGCACGGCGTCGTCACGCGCGATCTCATCCACTCGTTCTACAACAACCAGCACCAGATCAATGGCGGCAAGAACGACGGTTTCGTCGCCTGGGGAGACAGCGGCGCGTTGGTGATGGGGCATTACGGCGACATGCGCTCGCAACTGCGCCTGTGGCAGATCGCGCGCGAATTCACGCTGTGCGACAACTTCTTCATGGGTGGCTTCGGCGGTTCGTTCTTCAACCACCAGTATCTGATTTCGGCCACGGCGCCGTTCTACCCGGATGCCGACAAGAGCCCGGCGGTGAAGAGCATCGCCAAGCTGGAAGACGCAGACCCCACCAGCATCCGCCTGAAGCTGGCACCGACCTCGCCCGCCAGCGCGCTCGATGGCCCAGTGAAGTTCGTGCCCAGCACGCTGACGCCGGACTTCTACGCGGTCAACACGATGTTGCCGCCCTATGCGCCGACTTATCAGCTCGATGCCGAGAACCCGGCCTATGCTGATGCCACCAGTTCGCACACGCTGGTGGCGCAGAAGCACAAGACCATTGGCGATATGCTTTCGGCCAAGGGTATCGGGTGGGCATGGTATGCGGGAGGCTGGCAGGCCGCGCTCGATGGGCATGCGAATGACGAGGAGTTCCCCTCGCGCCCCAACTTCCAGCCTCACCACCAGCCCTTCAACTATTTCCAGCGCTTTGCCCCTGGCACGAAGGACCGGGCGGAGCATCTGCGCGACGGCGGTATGGGCGATACGCCGCGTACCAACCACTTCCTTGCGGATGCGGAGGCGGGCAGGCTGCCTGCGGTCAGCTATTACAAGCCGCAGGGCAATCTCAACATGCATGCCGGTTACTCGGACATCGATGCCGGGGATCGCCATATCTCCGCCGTGATCGATGCCTTGCGTCAGAGCCCGCAGTGGGATCGCATGCTGATCGTGGTCACGTTCGATGAGAACGGCGGCTGGTGGGATCACGTGGCGCCGCCCAAGGGCGATCGCTGGGGGCCGGGCACTCGCATTCCGGCGCTCGTCATCTCGCCACATGCGCGCAAGGGCTATGTCGACCATACGGTCTATGACACCGGCTCGATCGCCCGCTTCATCACCCGGCGCTTCGGTCTGGAGAAGCTGGAGGGGCTGGCCCGTCGCGAGAAGGCGATGATCGCAGCAGGGGGAGCGGCCCCCGGCGATCTGACCGGCGCGCTCGACATCGCCTGA